A stretch of Myroides oncorhynchi DNA encodes these proteins:
- a CDS encoding GYDIA family GHMP kinase — protein MIKEYYSNGKLLLSGEYVVLNGAKAFAMPTKFGQSMIVSETEDDRISWISYDVDGKVWMEEEVALVDIIDRDAIPEGSEYCKTLVQVLRAAHSQNPNVFESGKGYEVTCKLTFPRLWGLGTSSTWINNVAQWFAINPYQLLQDSFGGSGYDIACAQYDRGVFYTLTDKYNPKVELVDFTPAFVDDIYFVYLNQKKSSKEAIANFKSKKPLINEQVKRISVISQEMSECSNLVDFMSLMNEHEQIMSDVLDVPTVKQELFSDFEGSIKSLGGWGGDFVMVATTVDPNDYFISRGYKILIRFKDMLLF, from the coding sequence ATGATAAAAGAGTATTATAGCAATGGTAAACTTCTCTTATCTGGAGAATATGTCGTACTAAATGGTGCTAAAGCATTCGCTATGCCCACTAAATTTGGGCAATCTATGATTGTAAGCGAAACAGAAGATGATCGTATCTCATGGATTAGCTATGATGTAGATGGAAAGGTGTGGATGGAAGAAGAAGTTGCTTTGGTTGATATTATTGATAGGGATGCTATACCTGAAGGTAGTGAGTATTGTAAAACATTAGTGCAGGTACTACGTGCTGCACATTCTCAGAATCCTAATGTGTTTGAAAGTGGTAAAGGATATGAAGTAACGTGTAAGTTAACCTTTCCTAGACTTTGGGGATTGGGAACTTCATCTACTTGGATTAATAACGTAGCACAGTGGTTCGCTATTAATCCATATCAATTGCTTCAAGACTCTTTTGGAGGAAGTGGATATGATATTGCTTGTGCGCAATATGACAGAGGAGTATTCTATACCTTAACGGATAAATATAATCCAAAAGTAGAGTTGGTTGATTTTACTCCTGCTTTTGTGGATGATATCTATTTCGTTTATCTCAATCAAAAGAAGAGTAGTAAGGAGGCAATAGCGAACTTTAAAAGCAAGAAACCTTTGATTAATGAACAAGTGAAGCGTATCTCTGTGATTAGCCAAGAAATGAGTGAGTGTTCGAATTTAGTTGATTTTATGTCGCTTATGAATGAACATGAACAAATTATGAGTGATGTCTTAGATGTACCTACAGTAAAACAAGAGTTGTTTAGTGACTTCGAGGGTTCGATTAAGAGTCTTGGAGGATGGGGTGGAGACTTTGTGATGGTAGCTACAACAGTAGATCCAAACGACTATTTTATCTCAAGAGGATATAAAATACTTATAAGATTCAAAGATATGTTGCTTTTTTAG
- a CDS encoding peptide MFS transporter, which translates to MSAETANSDLFKSKVLGHPAGLFVLFFTEMWERFSFYGMRVLLIQFLTAKVIFGDAFSGWGWSAEQAGALYGTYAMLLYLTPILGGVIADKYIGSRWAVIVGAIIMTLGHASMAAEGISKLWFFVGLACLVIGTGFFKPNMPSILGEMYKTLPDKKDGAYTIFYMGVNSGAFFGMMLCGYLAETQGWHFGFGLAGIFMLLGTIQFWLAKPLLGDLGELKKVDTTITKTPEQLKEDEDTKNPYTLIDYILIGVVSVIGLLYAFNDPLSKNGVFDLFAPLDTAALRGQNIMAIIALITFLYLVISRILRYGKIIRDRMFAVILLAFFLMFFFMSFEQGATSLVLVARDYVDRSLEGTALMAFNIINTCLTIIPLLIISWVLIKLAKVTWSKIAMSNIILFICFAGIWAMAIYMLNAEFNKEVSEITVSWFSILNSFFIISLASTVSKLWDSKYNPPAAFKYGIGLIFVAIGFLILGLGSMGATDGVKMSIIFLILTYLFHTLGELFISPVGLSYVSKLVPGKMLAFMFGMWYLALAIAQKFAAILGGQIENIKEEYSLSHFFFLFTLIPAAAAILVMLVNPLLKKLMHGVR; encoded by the coding sequence ATGTCAGCAGAAACAGCTAACTCAGACTTGTTTAAATCAAAGGTGCTTGGTCACCCAGCAGGTCTTTTCGTTCTGTTCTTTACAGAAATGTGGGAACGTTTCTCTTTCTACGGAATGAGAGTCTTATTGATCCAATTCTTAACAGCTAAAGTTATCTTTGGAGATGCTTTCTCAGGATGGGGATGGTCAGCAGAACAAGCAGGTGCTTTATATGGTACTTATGCTATGTTATTATATCTTACACCTATTCTAGGAGGAGTTATTGCAGATAAATACATCGGTTCACGTTGGGCCGTTATTGTGGGAGCTATCATCATGACTTTAGGTCACGCATCGATGGCAGCTGAGGGGATCTCTAAACTATGGTTCTTTGTTGGACTTGCATGTCTTGTGATTGGTACAGGTTTCTTTAAACCGAATATGCCTTCAATCTTAGGAGAAATGTACAAAACCTTACCTGACAAAAAAGATGGTGCTTATACTATTTTCTACATGGGAGTTAACTCTGGTGCATTCTTCGGAATGATGCTTTGTGGATATTTAGCAGAAACACAAGGATGGCATTTTGGATTTGGATTAGCTGGTATTTTTATGCTTCTAGGTACTATCCAATTTTGGTTAGCTAAGCCATTATTAGGGGACCTTGGAGAACTTAAGAAAGTAGATACAACAATAACTAAAACTCCAGAACAACTAAAAGAGGATGAGGACACTAAAAACCCTTATACATTAATCGATTATATCCTAATTGGAGTAGTATCTGTAATTGGTTTACTATATGCATTCAATGACCCGTTATCTAAAAATGGAGTATTTGACTTATTTGCACCACTTGACACAGCAGCATTAAGAGGTCAAAACATAATGGCTATTATAGCGCTTATTACCTTCCTATACTTAGTTATTTCTCGTATTCTACGTTATGGTAAAATCATTAGAGATAGAATGTTTGCAGTTATTCTGTTAGCATTTTTCTTAATGTTCTTCTTCATGAGTTTTGAACAAGGTGCCACTTCACTTGTGTTAGTCGCAAGAGATTACGTAGATAGATCATTAGAAGGAACAGCATTAATGGCTTTCAACATTATCAATACATGTCTAACAATTATCCCATTGCTTATTATATCATGGGTTCTAATCAAGTTAGCTAAAGTTACATGGTCTAAGATAGCGATGTCAAATATTATATTATTCATTTGTTTTGCAGGTATTTGGGCAATGGCAATCTATATGCTAAATGCAGAATTTAATAAAGAAGTATCAGAAATTACGGTTTCATGGTTCTCTATCTTAAACTCATTCTTTATTATTTCATTAGCATCTACAGTGTCTAAATTATGGGACTCTAAATACAATCCACCAGCAGCATTCAAATATGGTATTGGATTAATATTTGTAGCTATAGGATTCTTAATCTTAGGGTTAGGATCTATGGGAGCTACTGACGGGGTAAAAATGTCGATTATATTCTTAATATTAACGTACTTATTCCATACCTTAGGAGAATTATTTATCTCACCTGTAGGGCTGTCTTATGTTTCTAAATTAGTACCAGGTAAGATGCTTGCATTTATGTTTGGTATGTGGTATTTAGCGTTAGCTATTGCACAGAAATTTGCAGCTATCCTTGGGGGACAAATTGAAAACATTAAAGAAGAGTACTCTCTTAGTCACTTCTTCTTCTTATTTACATTAATACCAGCTGCTGCTGCAATCCTGGTAATGTTAGTAAACCCATTATTGAAAAAACTAATGCACGGTGTTCGATAA
- a CDS encoding M949_RS01915 family surface polysaccharide biosynthesis protein codes for MRNNIFWFACLALLFSTVIVAQNTRSIERTIQPKWKMVVYDKESPIKAKNLLYNEIPKTLDFKGTVMEAIKWEDKEGEKILILTTTGYFPYRDFANKGFGQYSSGTKGEIYTYMFMKKSAEEDYIMTLKMYDHVACGEKSTGSYIGYVPQGTVVTDLDNDGVTEVIVSYISSCNDGEEGEYDLKVVLYNGNESVVAKGQLIPNEGKIDKPVIERDDKMKKVFSKTVEEGWKKIAKNFK; via the coding sequence ATGAGAAATAATATTTTTTGGTTCGCTTGCCTTGCTTTATTGTTCAGTACAGTAATAGTGGCACAAAATACACGTTCTATAGAACGCACGATACAGCCTAAGTGGAAGATGGTAGTTTATGATAAAGAATCTCCAATAAAAGCAAAGAACTTACTTTATAATGAGATTCCCAAGACTCTTGATTTTAAAGGAACAGTGATGGAGGCTATCAAATGGGAGGATAAAGAAGGTGAGAAGATCTTGATTCTTACCACTACAGGATATTTTCCATATAGAGACTTTGCTAATAAAGGATTTGGGCAATACTCTTCAGGGACTAAAGGTGAGATTTACACCTATATGTTCATGAAGAAAAGCGCTGAAGAAGACTATATTATGACACTTAAGATGTATGATCACGTTGCTTGTGGAGAAAAAAGTACTGGCTCATATATTGGGTATGTTCCTCAAGGGACTGTAGTTACAGATCTTGATAATGACGGTGTTACAGAAGTTATTGTTTCTTATATCTCCAGTTGTAATGATGGGGAGGAAGGAGAATATGACCTCAAGGTAGTCTTATATAATGGCAATGAGAGTGTAGTAGCAAAGGGGCAACTTATTCCAAATGAGGGTAAAATAGATAAACCCGTGATTGAACGTGATGATAAGATGAAAAAAGTATTCTCTAAAACAGTAGAAGAGGGCTGGAAGAAAATAGCGAAGAATTTTAAATAA
- a CDS encoding TQO small subunit DoxD — protein MQLFNKQSYTTAGFFTLGLRLVVGWTYFSAFWRRLILENKLIETEAGYIGVKFNHFLPNALGIKPLIEYLVTHPEALWWSMVIFTIVEAIVGLFIMLGLFTRLMSVGVFMLAMGILLGSGWIGTTCLDEWQIGVLGVSTGFMLFLTGGGYGSLDYYFIKKEKTFTTKKWFRFIGSGELPIKNLKPIVFIGSFGVLLLTLYTNQVFHGGVLGTLHNKSVKPKLELSNATWRDGKVAFEVYRVEGADVYGSFLIGIQLETNDGEVLQKWDGDALAKMDKANISNHYVAKIGPGKHSLVIPLGAKADVTFIPTVERPSKGVVIRLIDVSGLQWTVEAN, from the coding sequence ATGCAATTATTTAATAAACAGTCGTATACTACGGCTGGGTTCTTTACTCTAGGACTTCGACTAGTAGTGGGGTGGACTTACTTTTCGGCTTTTTGGCGCAGACTTATTTTAGAAAACAAACTTATCGAAACTGAAGCTGGATATATAGGGGTGAAGTTCAATCACTTTCTGCCTAATGCTTTGGGAATAAAACCATTGATCGAATATCTCGTTACTCATCCAGAGGCATTATGGTGGTCGATGGTTATCTTCACTATTGTTGAAGCAATCGTAGGGTTATTTATTATGCTAGGGCTCTTTACTAGACTGATGTCAGTAGGGGTATTTATGTTAGCGATGGGAATATTATTAGGGTCAGGATGGATAGGTACTACTTGTCTTGATGAGTGGCAGATCGGTGTGCTTGGTGTATCTACTGGTTTTATGTTGTTCTTGACAGGTGGAGGTTATGGCTCTTTAGATTATTACTTCATTAAAAAAGAGAAGACGTTTACAACGAAAAAATGGTTTAGATTCATAGGATCAGGTGAGCTGCCAATTAAGAATTTGAAGCCTATCGTATTCATTGGATCTTTTGGAGTGCTATTATTGACTTTATATACTAATCAAGTGTTTCATGGAGGGGTATTGGGCACGTTACACAATAAATCTGTTAAGCCAAAACTTGAATTATCTAATGCCACTTGGCGTGATGGAAAAGTTGCTTTTGAAGTATATCGCGTAGAGGGAGCAGATGTATATGGCTCTTTCCTTATCGGAATACAATTAGAAACTAACGATGGAGAAGTACTTCAGAAGTGGGACGGTGATGCATTAGCTAAAATGGATAAAGCGAATATTAGTAATCATTATGTTGCTAAAATTGGCCCTGGTAAACACAGTCTTGTGATTCCATTAGGAGCAAAAGCAGATGTCACTTTTATTCCAACTGTAGAACGCCCAAGCAAAGGTGTTGTCATTCGGCTTATAGATGTGAGTGGACTACAGTGGACTGTTGAGGCTAATTGA
- a CDS encoding carboxypeptidase-like regulatory domain-containing protein, which produces MKYRIEIQEPCHEDWNKMTPQDKGRHCDVCDKVVVDFSKYSKRDIINHIKKEGKICGRVPFQYVGVDLEEEKIRKSFGLNGMVATMVNLLALTTISTAVAQEKPKVETVCKDAKASTPIATVVQNDAKNENTRVIRGKVYEGGLELPGTTIMIKGTDIGTQTNLQGEYELVVPEKYDTKRLTLVASFVGMNDVKVRVGKSKDNVDFHLESSNEVLGGVEIVSY; this is translated from the coding sequence ATGAAATACAGAATCGAGATACAAGAACCTTGTCATGAAGACTGGAATAAGATGACTCCTCAGGATAAGGGGAGGCACTGTGATGTATGTGATAAAGTGGTAGTAGACTTTAGTAAATATAGTAAGCGAGATATCATTAATCATATCAAGAAAGAAGGAAAGATATGTGGTAGAGTACCTTTTCAGTATGTAGGTGTGGACTTAGAAGAAGAGAAGATCAGAAAGTCTTTTGGACTAAATGGGATGGTTGCTACGATGGTGAATTTATTAGCACTAACGACTATAAGTACGGCTGTAGCACAAGAAAAACCTAAAGTAGAAACTGTATGTAAAGATGCTAAGGCGAGTACTCCTATAGCAACAGTTGTTCAGAATGATGCTAAGAATGAAAATACTAGAGTGATCAGAGGAAAGGTTTATGAAGGAGGATTAGAATTACCTGGGACAACAATTATGATAAAAGGGACTGATATAGGTACTCAAACCAATCTTCAAGGAGAGTATGAATTAGTTGTTCCTGAAAAATATGATACTAAACGACTAACTTTAGTTGCTAGTTTTGTTGGAATGAATGATGTAAAGGTTCGAGTTGGTAAATCAAAAGATAATGTTGATTTCCATTTAGAATCAAGTAATGAAGTGTTAGGAGGGGTAGAGATAGTTAGTTATTAA
- a CDS encoding YqjF family protein has protein sequence MNSVEDVLQSVSHRPWELPEGQWMFYQEWNRAIFLHFEVPYDVLRPLVPEEIELDQLEGKCYVSIVPFTMENIRPRQLPAVSMISDFDELNVRTYVKINDKPGVYFLNIEVGKSLSAFVSRTVSGLPYEKAEMKRTADTYLSLNEKKKFFLRLKFNVGDLVQSKTTLEKWLTERYCLYVYVNEELFRYEIHHKEWPVKAILFENLELEYKIGNLHLTEADVIASQYSDGVIVVSWDKEKITRV, from the coding sequence ATGAATAGTGTAGAAGATGTATTACAATCGGTATCTCACAGACCTTGGGAATTACCTGAAGGGCAATGGATGTTTTATCAAGAGTGGAACAGAGCTATCTTTCTTCATTTTGAGGTTCCGTATGATGTACTAAGACCTTTAGTACCTGAGGAAATCGAATTAGATCAGTTAGAAGGTAAGTGTTATGTATCTATAGTGCCATTCACGATGGAGAATATTCGTCCTCGTCAATTACCAGCAGTTAGTATGATATCAGACTTTGATGAACTTAATGTGCGTACTTATGTCAAAATAAATGACAAACCAGGTGTGTATTTTTTAAACATTGAAGTAGGGAAGAGTCTTTCCGCTTTTGTCTCGCGTACGGTATCAGGACTTCCTTATGAAAAGGCTGAGATGAAGAGGACAGCAGATACTTATTTGTCTTTAAACGAAAAGAAGAAGTTCTTCTTGCGTTTAAAGTTTAATGTAGGCGATTTAGTACAATCTAAAACCACTTTAGAAAAATGGTTAACGGAACGTTACTGTCTTTATGTATATGTTAATGAGGAATTGTTTAGATATGAAATACATCATAAAGAATGGCCTGTTAAGGCAATATTATTTGAGAATCTGGAGTTAGAGTATAAGATAGGAAATCTACACTTGACAGAAGCAGATGTAATCGCATCTCAATATTCAGACGGTGTGATAGTCGTATCTTGGGATAAAGAAAAGATAACACGTGTATAA
- a CDS encoding S9 family peptidase, whose translation MKHLNLTLLFCIIATQFGVAQKQIAQEEIWNGTFRTKAMQSVNSMEKSNQYSRIERIGKDHQEINLYNFETLEKSKTIFSTSVFENIKSIDTYVFDHKEEQILIGTNSTAIFRRSALADFYLFNPTKNKLTKIADHKIMEPTFSNDGSKIAYAYQNNLYLYDIASAKTQQITNDGKKNHIINGISDWVYEEEFGIVRMFDWNKDGDKLAYVKFDETEVPEYSMDIYGTGLYPTQDKFKYPKAGEKNSLVSIHIYDLKSTKTSKVNLSEFNDFYIPRIKWTNDSKYLSAQVINRHQNDLKVFFIDGTTLDKKLILNETDKAYVDVNTLSFLDNNDFVWQSERDGYNHLYYYNKEGKLVNQITSGKWEVSDYYGIDTKTKKLYFQSVEEGSIYRGIYSIDLTGKNKQKLSDKLGTNSAIFSPNFQQFINIYSSNKVAPTYTLKNSKTGKVVKEILNNQELQDKLVDYNIPTKEFIQIPTVDGLQLNAWMMKPKNFDPAKKYPVFMYQYSGPGSQSVADKWLDSNDYWHAMLTQKGYIVVTVDGRGTGFKGAEFKKVTQNKLGRYEVDDQIIAAKYLGSQSYVDASRIGIWGWSYGGFMSSNALLQGSDVFKMAIAVAPVINWRYYDSIYTERYMTTPQENATGYDDNSPITYADNLKGRYLLIHGTADDNVHVQNAMAMIQSLVQKNKDFDWLIYPDKNHGISGGNTRLQLYTKMTNFILNNL comes from the coding sequence ATGAAACACCTTAACCTAACCTTACTATTTTGTATCATCGCTACTCAATTTGGAGTTGCGCAGAAACAAATCGCTCAAGAAGAAATCTGGAACGGTACATTTAGAACCAAAGCTATGCAATCTGTCAATTCGATGGAGAAGTCTAATCAATACTCACGTATTGAACGCATTGGCAAAGACCACCAAGAGATTAATCTGTATAATTTTGAAACACTTGAAAAATCCAAAACGATCTTCTCTACTAGTGTTTTCGAAAATATCAAATCGATAGATACTTATGTTTTTGACCACAAAGAAGAGCAAATCTTAATTGGGACAAACTCAACTGCTATCTTTCGTCGTTCGGCTTTAGCTGATTTTTACTTGTTCAACCCAACTAAAAATAAGCTGACTAAAATAGCTGATCACAAGATAATGGAGCCTACTTTTTCTAACGATGGTTCTAAAATAGCTTATGCTTATCAAAACAACCTTTATCTTTATGATATCGCTTCTGCAAAAACACAACAAATTACTAATGATGGTAAGAAAAATCATATCATCAACGGTATATCTGATTGGGTATATGAAGAAGAGTTTGGTATCGTACGTATGTTCGACTGGAACAAGGATGGTGATAAACTAGCTTACGTAAAATTTGACGAAACTGAAGTGCCAGAATATTCTATGGATATATACGGTACTGGACTATATCCTACACAAGACAAGTTTAAATATCCGAAGGCTGGTGAGAAAAATTCTCTAGTGTCTATCCATATTTATGACTTAAAGTCTACTAAAACGAGTAAGGTCAACCTTAGCGAGTTTAATGACTTCTATATCCCAAGAATCAAATGGACAAATGACAGCAAGTACTTAAGTGCCCAAGTAATCAATAGACATCAAAACGATCTTAAAGTATTCTTTATCGATGGTACCACATTAGATAAGAAGCTTATCCTTAATGAAACGGATAAAGCTTATGTAGATGTCAATACATTGTCTTTCCTAGATAACAACGACTTCGTATGGCAGAGTGAAAGAGATGGTTACAACCACCTTTACTACTATAACAAAGAAGGGAAGTTAGTAAACCAAATAACATCAGGAAAATGGGAAGTATCTGACTACTACGGTATAGATACTAAAACTAAGAAGTTATACTTCCAATCTGTAGAAGAAGGTTCTATCTATAGAGGTATTTACTCAATAGACTTAACAGGTAAAAACAAACAAAAGTTATCTGATAAATTAGGAACAAATAGCGCTATCTTCAGCCCTAACTTCCAACAATTTATCAACATATACTCTTCTAATAAGGTAGCTCCTACTTATACACTTAAGAATTCTAAGACTGGTAAAGTCGTAAAAGAGATCTTAAACAATCAAGAACTACAAGACAAATTAGTAGACTATAACATACCTACTAAAGAATTTATTCAAATCCCAACAGTTGACGGTTTACAATTAAATGCGTGGATGATGAAGCCTAAGAACTTTGATCCTGCTAAGAAATATCCTGTATTTATGTATCAATACAGTGGTCCAGGTTCACAATCTGTAGCTGATAAATGGTTAGATTCTAACGATTATTGGCACGCTATGCTTACACAAAAAGGGTATATAGTAGTGACTGTCGATGGTAGAGGAACAGGATTTAAAGGAGCTGAATTTAAAAAAGTAACCCAAAATAAACTTGGTAGATATGAAGTAGATGATCAAATCATCGCTGCTAAATACTTAGGTAGCCAGTCTTATGTAGATGCTAGTAGAATAGGTATCTGGGGATGGAGCTACGGAGGTTTTATGTCTTCTAATGCTTTACTACAAGGAAGCGATGTGTTTAAAATGGCTATCGCAGTAGCTCCTGTTATCAACTGGAGATACTATGACAGTATATACACAGAGCGTTATATGACTACTCCACAAGAGAATGCTACAGGATATGATGATAACTCACCTATCACATATGCAGATAACTTAAAAGGACGTTACCTACTTATTCATGGTACTGCAGATGATAATGTACACGTACAGAATGCAATGGCAATGATACAGTCATTAGTACAAAAGAATAAAGATTTCGACTGGTTAATCTACCCAGATAAGAACCATGGTATCTCAGGAGGAAACACTAGATTACAACTATACACTAAGATGACAAACTTCATCTTAAACAACTTATAA
- a CDS encoding NAD(P)/FAD-dependent oxidoreductase, which translates to MNYDVILVGGGAAGFFTAINLVEQNKGLKVAIIERGKEVLSKVKISGGGRCNVTHACFDPKELTQFYPRGAKELLGPFHQFCSGDTIEWFDRHGVTLKIEEDGRMFPDTDSSQTIIDCFMKAVRELKIDVITSSSVQGIFKKENSWKLDTTTGNYECEYLIMTTGSNPKMWNMMSDLGHRIIEPVPSLFTFNINDKRIKDLMGVATPAEVSVKGTKLEAAGPLLITHWGMSGPGILRLSAWGARILAEKNYQFHITVNWMPQHSFASLKEELQHIRKEHAKKNAIKRIELELPNRLWERMVVVSGIAEDTKWADVTNKQLDALCGELTQGEYQVNGKSTFKDEFVTAGGIDLKEINFKTMESKVKDNLYFAGEILNIDAITGGFNFQNAWTNGYIASQAITAKIESK; encoded by the coding sequence ATGAATTATGATGTCATATTAGTAGGTGGTGGAGCGGCAGGTTTTTTTACTGCTATTAATTTAGTCGAACAGAATAAAGGGCTAAAAGTAGCTATTATAGAACGAGGAAAAGAGGTATTGTCTAAAGTGAAAATATCAGGAGGAGGGAGATGTAATGTTACACACGCATGCTTTGATCCGAAGGAGTTGACACAGTTTTACCCTAGAGGAGCTAAAGAATTATTAGGCCCTTTTCATCAGTTCTGCTCAGGGGATACAATAGAGTGGTTTGATCGCCATGGAGTGACGTTAAAGATAGAAGAAGATGGAAGGATGTTTCCTGATACAGATTCATCACAGACGATTATAGACTGTTTTATGAAAGCTGTACGTGAACTAAAGATAGATGTTATCACGAGTAGTAGTGTACAGGGGATTTTTAAGAAAGAGAATAGTTGGAAGTTAGATACTACTACAGGTAACTATGAGTGTGAATACCTAATAATGACTACAGGTAGTAATCCGAAGATGTGGAATATGATGTCTGATTTAGGACATAGGATCATAGAACCTGTACCATCCTTATTTACGTTTAATATTAATGACAAGCGTATTAAGGATTTAATGGGAGTTGCTACTCCTGCTGAGGTAAGTGTTAAGGGGACTAAGCTAGAGGCGGCAGGTCCTTTACTGATCACACACTGGGGGATGAGTGGACCTGGTATATTACGTCTATCTGCATGGGGAGCGAGAATCTTAGCAGAGAAGAATTATCAGTTTCATATCACAGTAAATTGGATGCCACAGCACAGCTTTGCATCCCTTAAAGAAGAACTTCAGCATATCAGAAAGGAACACGCTAAGAAGAATGCAATTAAGCGTATAGAACTAGAGTTGCCTAACCGTTTATGGGAGCGTATGGTTGTGGTGTCAGGTATAGCAGAAGATACAAAGTGGGCAGATGTAACGAATAAGCAGTTGGATGCTTTATGCGGAGAATTGACTCAAGGAGAGTACCAAGTGAATGGAAAGAGTACATTTAAAGATGAATTTGTGACAGCGGGAGGTATTGATCTAAAGGAGATAAACTTTAAAACGATGGAAAGCAAAGTAAAAGACAACTTGTATTTTGCTGGAGAGATATTAAATATTGATGCGATTACAGGAGGTTTTAACTTCCAAAATGCATGGACAAATGGGTATATAGCTTCTCAAGCTATTACTGCTAAAATAGAAAGTAAATAA
- a CDS encoding hydroxymethylglutaryl-CoA reductase, degradative — translation MESNINGFSKLSKRDKINWIAQTYFSNSADTVEMIEQYWNSDEELQKLHDEFIENTITNFYLPLGVAPNFKINEKWYTIPMVIEESSVVAAASKAAKFWSERGGFKTTILGTEKIGQVHFIYKGDKDRLVSFINKKNRRFYEDTSIITQNMEKRGGGISAIELRDKTTEVDNYYQLHVTFETKDSMGANFINSCLEIIAKTLKSEALIYAEFTDEEKVIDVIMSILSNYVPNCVVRAEVSCPIADLKGKDIKEPQLFAEKFVQAVRIAEVEPFRAVTHNKGVMNGVDAVVLATGNDFRAVEAGVHAYAARNGKYSSLSHASIENGIFKFWIDLPLALGTVGGLTSLHPMVKVALKMLQSPSATELMQIVAVAGLAQNFAAVKSLTTTGIQQGHMKMHLMNILNQFKATDAERVKVVAHFEKNVVSHSAVVELLESLRQ, via the coding sequence ATGGAAAGTAATATTAATGGATTCTCTAAGCTGAGTAAACGTGACAAAATCAATTGGATAGCACAAACCTATTTTTCTAATTCTGCAGATACTGTAGAAATGATAGAACAATACTGGAATTCTGATGAAGAATTACAGAAGCTACACGATGAGTTTATTGAGAATACAATTACGAATTTTTATTTGCCTTTAGGTGTTGCACCTAACTTCAAGATAAACGAGAAGTGGTATACTATACCAATGGTTATTGAAGAAAGTTCTGTAGTAGCTGCAGCTTCTAAAGCAGCTAAATTCTGGTCTGAAAGAGGCGGGTTTAAAACTACAATCTTAGGGACAGAGAAGATAGGACAGGTACATTTTATATACAAAGGAGATAAAGATAGGTTAGTTTCTTTTATTAATAAGAAAAATAGACGATTCTATGAGGATACTAGTATTATCACTCAAAATATGGAAAAGCGCGGTGGAGGTATCTCTGCTATAGAACTTAGAGATAAAACTACTGAAGTAGACAACTACTATCAGCTACACGTGACATTTGAAACGAAGGATAGTATGGGGGCAAACTTCATCAATTCGTGTCTTGAGATAATAGCAAAGACACTTAAATCAGAAGCGCTTATATACGCTGAGTTTACTGACGAAGAGAAGGTAATCGATGTAATTATGAGTATTCTGTCTAATTATGTACCTAACTGTGTCGTGAGAGCCGAAGTTAGCTGTCCAATAGCTGACTTAAAAGGAAAAGATATCAAAGAACCTCAGTTATTCGCTGAGAAGTTTGTACAGGCTGTACGTATTGCAGAGGTAGAGCCATTTAGAGCGGTAACACATAATAAAGGGGTGATGAATGGAGTGGATGCAGTAGTATTAGCGACGGGTAATGACTTTAGAGCTGTAGAAGCTGGAGTGCACGCTTATGCAGCACGTAATGGTAAATACAGTAGTTTATCTCATGCTAGTATTGAGAATGGAATATTCAAGTTTTGGATAGACTTGCCATTAGCACTGGGAACTGTTGGTGGACTTACTTCTCTTCATCCAATGGTAAAAGTAGCGTTAAAGATGCTTCAAAGCCCATCAGCAACTGAGTTAATGCAGATCGTGGCAGTAGCTGGATTAGCACAAAACTTCGCTGCTGTTAAATCACTTACTACAACGGGGATTCAACAAGGACATATGAAGATGCACTTGATGAATATTCTAAACCAATTTAAAGCAACAGATGCTGAACGTGTAAAAGTAGTAGCACATTTCGAAAAGAATGTAGTATCACATAGCGCGGTAGTTGAGTTATTAGAAAGTTTACGTCAATAA